From the Candidatus Paceibacterota bacterium genome, the window ATAAAAATGGAATTCAATCGGTAATAGCTTCTTTTCCTCATGAAAAAGGGACTGATTGGGTAGATTTGAAATTGGTTAAAGGTACTATATATGATGGTTTATGGAAAAGAGATTGGTTTGTACACGATACTATTGATAAAGAATACAAGACTGTTCTTACTGCAAAAAATAAAATTGGAACTCTGACTAAGAAGGAAATGTCTTGGACTGATTTTTCTTCACCGTGTACGGATATATATTTTACAGATCACCCATATACAGCAAATGTTGGCTCTACAGTGTCTGTAAATGTTTTTTCTATAGGTACATGTGGGACGAAATATATTCAAACTGATGTAACTGGTTCTTATGTAACTATACCTTCTGGAACACCTACACCCGATCCATATCTTGATTGTAATGGAGATACCTGTTCTTCTAGCCTTTCTTCTTTTACCAAAAGTCTAAAATGTGAATCTGCTGGTGTATATAATATCAAAGCTACTAATTCAGTAACAAGTGAAAGTCCTCCTACTACAGTCACTTGTGGTGCCGAACAAAAAACCAATGTTCCTTATGCTTTGAGTATGGTCAATGGTGGTCAATTTATGATGAAGAATGGTGCAAATACGTATACAGCTGATAGTGTGATTAATATAGCGGATGGTAAATGGCATCATCTGGTAGGTAGGTATGATGGTGTTGATATGAGAGTCTATGTTGATGGAGTCCAAAAAGGTGCGAGTGAAAGCTCTCCAGGTACTATACCTGTACAAGCTGGTAGTGTGCGCGTTGGAGCTGATTATCAAGCTACCCCCGCCAATTTTTTCAACGGATCCCTCGACGACGTCCGTATTTACAATCGCGCCCTCTCAGTCACTGAAATCCAGCAACTATATAGTATGGGTGGAAATAAAGTATCAGTTCCACCAAAAGTCTCCGGAGGCCTCGCTTCCGGGTTGATGGGTTATTGGACTTTTGATGGAAAAGATATGGCAAATGGTGTTGCACAAGATAAAAGTGGCAATGGTAATAATGGTAACTTGATCAACATCGCCACTTCTACTTTTTACGCGCAAGGGAAGATGGGGCAGGGGCTGAAGTTTGATGGGGTGGATGACAGAGTAAAAATTGTTGGTTCAATGACTTCTACCAGTCTAACCAATTTAAGTCAGAAGTCTGTATTCATGTGGATAAAAATATTAAATCCGTCTAAGATTAATATATCTTCTTATGATGGAGGCTACTGGACAGCTCCCTGCGGAGATCTTTTTATCAAACAGAGTATAGGATATAGTATAGATATATTTGTTAGGAATTCAGATTGCACAACTGTTAATCAATCTGGTAATGTAATAGGAAGTTCGTGGGCTTATGTAGGTTATACCTATGATGGAAGTAAGGTGAGATATTATGTAAATGGGGCACTTACTGGAACACCTGATAATTTAACAGGAACTATAGCTGGAACTGGAGAAATAACGACTATAGGAGCAAGAAGTACCGGTACATACAGTTGGGATTCTTTGGTTGACGACGTCCGTATCTACAACCGCGCTCTCTCTGCCTCCGAAGTTAAACAGTTATATAATATGGGGAGGTAGGGCTAATTATCAAGGTTGCACCTTGATGATCTCTGTCAGAATATATCCGACAAAAATAGGAAAATCTAGAGAGATATGTTATATTATAAACATGAAGACTCCACTTATCATTGCTTTTGGTTCGCAGGTGAGCGGTAAATCTACTACCATGTCTGACCATGATTTTGGTGTGCTTGGAAAGCAGTCGTTATCTCTATCTGAACGTACTGACCTGTCAGATTACATCTCAAAAAAGCTAGATATCAATGAAGATAAGATTGACATCGTCGATCTTCGTACTGCCTCACCTCTCTTGAAGTTCGAGGTTGCGAGAAATGGCAAACTCATAGATGGTGAGTATTTCGATTTTATTAGATTCAAAGTCCTAGCTTTTAAAGAGTACGTTGATACTGCGAAATTCCGTCGTTTACGTGAAGAAGTAATGATGAAGAAATATGCTTAACAATCTCATCCTAAAAAAGCTTGAACAAATGTCTGTATTGCTCGGAGAACTGCGAGAACTTCTCGAAATTCCTTTTTCTGAGTTCAAGTCTACATTCAAAAATATTCGTTCTGCAGAAAGGAATTTCCAACTCATTATTGAACTTGCAAGCGATATAAACGCGCAAATCATAGCGGATATGGGAGCACAGACTCCCGATACATACAAAGATTCATTTAGAAGAGTAGTTGAACTAAAGATTCTAGATGAAAAATCTTTGCCAGATTTTATAAGAAGTTCTAATTTGAGAAACATTTTGATTCATGAATATGATTTTGACGAAGACAATTTTATTTTTTACAAGTCAGCGAAAGAGTTTGTCCCATTATACGAAAACTATATCCGATCAATCCAAAAACACATAAGACCGTAATTGTTTTCAAGCTTGCATTTATACAAAACCTATGCTATGCTACTTTCGTGTAGGTATTCTCGTCACTTACGCGCGTTAGCAATTAATGTACGAGAGCTTCCGCTAGCGCGTTACTTCTAGTGATCCGCTCACGGGTAAAATAAAAGAAAATGTCAAAGAGACTTTTCGTAGGCAGTATTGCCTGGGGTACGACCGACCAGACCCTGAAATCACATTTCGAACAGGCCGGTCAAGTTGAGTCGGCAAGTGTTATCATGGACAAGATGTCCGGCCGCTCAAAGGGTTTTGGTTTCGTTGAGATGTCTTCCGATCAGGAAGCTGTCGATGCTGTTACCAAGCTCAATGGTTCTGAATTAGATGGTCGCAAGATTGTCGTATCAGAAGCACGCCCAAAGGCATAATTGCCCCAAGCTCGCGAACAGTAACACCTCGTATTGGAAACAATACGGGGTTTATTGTTTTTTGTGTCATTCCCGCGAAGGCGGGAATCCAGGATTATTACGAGATAATAGTTTGTTGTAATTTATTTGAAAATGGATTTTGCGGTGATATCCTAGATTCCCGCCTTCGCGGGAATGACAACATTTTGTTATACTATCTCCATGTCAAACAACAACGAATTTTCCAAGAGTGATATTCACGGCAACGAGGTGATATCTCATCTAGAACATATTAATAGAGAATTTAGTGATGGTTTTGAATTTTTAAAAAAATACCCCAAGTCGGTTACAGTTTTTGGTTCATCATTAGCAAAGCCAGAAGATGAAGCTTATAAAAAAGCAGAGGAACTTTCGGCTCGTATAGTTAGGGATATTGGTTATACCATTATTACTGGAGGAGGTCCTGGTATCATGGAAGCGTCCAACAAGGGTGCTTATGAAGCGGGAGGAGTTTCTTTGGGACTCAACGTCAGCCTTCCTCATGAAAGGACTACAAATGCCTATGTTACCCATTCTATAAAATTTTCGTATTTCTTTTCTAGAAAGACAATGCTTATGTTTGCGGCTGAGGCTTTTGTATTTTTTCCTGGGGGATATGGTACATTGGATGAGCTTTTCAATGTTTTAACTTTGATTCAAACAGGGAAGATTCCAAAAGTACCTATCATTCTTTTTGATTCAAATTATTGGAATCCATTCAAACAATTTTTGACTGACCATACTATGAATAAATATCATGCTATAGATCAGGACAGTTTGAATATGTTTGAGATTACCGATTCTCTTGATAAGGTTATAGAAATCATCAAAAAAGCTCCAGTCAGTGAGTGGTGGAGAAATATTAATTAAAAAGGGTGTCATTCCCGCGAAGGCGGGAATCCATGCTTACCACAAAGTGAAGTAATTGTTTGTTCGTAATAATCCTGGATTTACCGGTCCATACGACATGATTTTACTAAATCACCTTCGCGGGAATGACAGTAATATGAAATTCACCATCCAATCAAAATTGCCCAACGGTCGTGGTCGTGCTGGTATTATAGAAACTGCGCATGGCAAGATTGAAACTCCTGCTTTTATTCCTGTTGCCACAAAAGCGACCATAAAGGCTTTGACACCAGAGCAGGTACGAGATGATGTCGGTCCACAAGCTATTCTTGCTAATACATATCATTTGTATTTACAACCTGGGATTGATGTATTGAAAAAGGCAGGTGGTTTGGGAAAATTTATGAATTGGTCTGGTCCAACTTTCACTGATTCTGGTGGTTTTCAGGCTTTTTCTCTTGGTTCTGGGATGGGGAAAAAAGGTGGAAAGATTGCGAAGATTGCCTTGGGGGTATCGTCCGAAAATGAAAATACCACCCCCCCTGGGGGGGAGGGGGTATTGAATTTTTCGGTAGCCCATTCCGCCAGCCAGCGAATGTCGGAGTCCTCCGGAAGCGAGGTTTCCGCAATGATGGCAAAGATGGACGATGATGGCGTTACTTTCAAATCCATAATAGATGGTTCTACTCATCGCTTCACTCCAGAACGTTCCATCGAAATCCAGCAGGCTATAGGCGCGGACATCATTTTTGCTTTTGATGAATGTTTATCGCCTCACGAATCTTACGAAAAACAAAAGAAAGCTATAGAAAGGACTGCAATTTGGGCAAAAAGGTGTCTGAATGCTTTTGGGACTTACGGAGGCGAGGCTTCCGGAAAAACCCAATCCCAAGCCCTTTTCGGTATAGTTCAAGGCGGTCGCCACGAAGATTTGCGACGTCTTTCCGCAAGAACTATTGGTGCTATGGACTTTGACGGCTTCGGCATTGGTGGTTCTTTTGATAAAGATGATATTGGTACAGCTGTTGGTTGGGTTGCTGACGAGTTGCCAGAAGGTAAGCCGAGACATCTCCTAGGTATTGGCAATCCCGCTGACCTCATTTTGGGTATAGAAAATGGCATGGATACTTTTGATTGTGTTGCTCCTACGCGCATCGCTAGAAATGGAACCGCGTATGTTTCCGGAGGTGTAACCTCCGGAGGCCTCGCTTCCGGAAGCAGCGATTCGGAAGCCTCGCTTCCGGAAAACCAGCAGAAACAGACCATCAATCTTTTCAATTCTCGTTTTGTCTCCGATTTTTCTCCTATTGATCCTACTTGCGGTTGTTATACTTGCAAAAATTACACCAGAGCTTATATTGCTCACTTATTTAGAGCCAAAGAGATGTTGGCAGCCACTTTGACATCTATTCACAATCTTTATTTTCTGGTGAATTTAGTTAAGGAAGCGAGGAAGGCGATTGTGGAAGGAAGGTGGGAGGAGTTTAAGAAGAATTACTAATTAAGTCACTGTTGTCATTCCCGCGAAGGCGGGAATCTAGGATTATTACGAGATATGAGTGCAAAGTGAAAAGTGCAAAATGCAAAGTTTTAGTTAAAAATTATTAAGTTCCTTAACTATTAACTAATAATTACA encodes:
- a CDS encoding nucleotidyltransferase domain-containing protein, with product MKTPLIIAFGSQVSGKSTTMSDHDFGVLGKQSLSLSERTDLSDYISKKLDINEDKIDIVDLRTASPLLKFEVARNGKLIDGEYFDFIRFKVLAFKEYVDTAKFRRLREEVMMKKYA
- a CDS encoding DUF86 domain-containing protein gives rise to the protein MLNNLILKKLEQMSVLLGELRELLEIPFSEFKSTFKNIRSAERNFQLIIELASDINAQIIADMGAQTPDTYKDSFRRVVELKILDEKSLPDFIRSSNLRNILIHEYDFDEDNFIFYKSAKEFVPLYENYIRSIQKHIRP
- a CDS encoding RNA-binding protein, whose amino-acid sequence is MSKRLFVGSIAWGTTDQTLKSHFEQAGQVESASVIMDKMSGRSKGFGFVEMSSDQEAVDAVTKLNGSELDGRKIVVSEARPKA
- a CDS encoding TIGR00730 family Rossman fold protein — encoded protein: MSNNNEFSKSDIHGNEVISHLEHINREFSDGFEFLKKYPKSVTVFGSSLAKPEDEAYKKAEELSARIVRDIGYTIITGGGPGIMEASNKGAYEAGGVSLGLNVSLPHERTTNAYVTHSIKFSYFFSRKTMLMFAAEAFVFFPGGYGTLDELFNVLTLIQTGKIPKVPIILFDSNYWNPFKQFLTDHTMNKYHAIDQDSLNMFEITDSLDKVIEIIKKAPVSEWWRNIN
- the tgt gene encoding tRNA guanosine(34) transglycosylase Tgt yields the protein MKFTIQSKLPNGRGRAGIIETAHGKIETPAFIPVATKATIKALTPEQVRDDVGPQAILANTYHLYLQPGIDVLKKAGGLGKFMNWSGPTFTDSGGFQAFSLGSGMGKKGGKIAKIALGVSSENENTTPPGGEGVLNFSVAHSASQRMSESSGSEVSAMMAKMDDDGVTFKSIIDGSTHRFTPERSIEIQQAIGADIIFAFDECLSPHESYEKQKKAIERTAIWAKRCLNAFGTYGGEASGKTQSQALFGIVQGGRHEDLRRLSARTIGAMDFDGFGIGGSFDKDDIGTAVGWVADELPEGKPRHLLGIGNPADLILGIENGMDTFDCVAPTRIARNGTAYVSGGVTSGGLASGSSDSEASLPENQQKQTINLFNSRFVSDFSPIDPTCGCYTCKNYTRAYIAHLFRAKEMLAATLTSIHNLYFLVNLVKEARKAIVEGRWEEFKKNY